In Akkermansia muciniphila, one DNA window encodes the following:
- the priA gene encoding replication restart helicase PriA, with protein MQAARILVDGQSDLVLDYGIPPEAGDVRPGCRVQVPLRNRTATGTVLTLSEPSPAWKDRLKPILKLIDPEPLISPVMMNLASWAADYYSVALDQMIRCLLPETVRQENTAEKLRKMVYLEKTPAREELDALYRKAPRQAQMLDYFSSAGQQAVPLAAFGAGALNVARSLEAKGFISLKEEAVHRDPSTGEQFVPTQPMKLNSQQQKALEEITAMCAAEHKKPILLQGVTGSGKTEVYLQAVSQIVTSGKSALIMVPEISLTPQTVQRFKSRFAELPSSVAVLHSLLSDGERFDEWHAIRSGKARIVIGPRSAVFAPLQNLGLVIVDEEHDASYKQESSPRYHGRDLAVLRAHLENCTVLLGSATPSLESIHNALIGKYSLVKLTERADGQQLPLIRILDMKTEGKNKSGPNVISERLRMSIDRRLDKGEQVILLLNRRGFARSIQCPDCGHVVTCMHCSLPLTYHRTEDRLMCHLCGFKALPPRSCPECRSANILLQGYGTQKVEEILRRTFPAARITRVDADVARRKNAVRTILNQFRAHKIDILLGTQMIAKGLDFPNVTLVGVLNADLGLHIPDPRAGERTFQLLTQVAGRAGRGDLSGEVIIQTFTPQSPSLQYARHHDTDGFAAQELEMRRAFDLPPFTHIAVLTIRSQHESMAEFATQTLASRLRGMLPPPATMTDPMPAPIPRAHGQFRFQITVKGPSARILSRTLRKLVQEAGLGEDLTAVIDVDAMSFM; from the coding sequence ATGCAGGCGGCGCGCATTCTGGTTGACGGACAAAGCGATCTGGTACTGGATTACGGCATTCCTCCGGAAGCGGGAGACGTCAGGCCGGGCTGCCGCGTACAGGTGCCCCTGCGCAACAGAACGGCTACCGGAACCGTGCTTACGCTGTCGGAACCGTCTCCGGCCTGGAAGGACAGGCTCAAACCCATTCTGAAACTGATTGATCCGGAGCCTCTGATTTCCCCGGTGATGATGAATCTGGCCTCATGGGCGGCGGACTATTACTCTGTGGCTCTGGATCAGATGATCCGGTGTCTGCTCCCGGAAACCGTCCGTCAGGAAAATACGGCGGAAAAACTGCGCAAAATGGTGTATCTGGAAAAAACTCCGGCACGGGAGGAACTGGACGCCCTGTACCGCAAAGCGCCCCGGCAGGCCCAAATGCTGGATTATTTCTCATCCGCGGGACAACAGGCCGTCCCCCTGGCAGCATTCGGCGCCGGAGCCCTGAACGTTGCCCGCAGCCTGGAAGCCAAAGGCTTCATCTCCCTGAAGGAAGAGGCCGTGCACCGGGACCCCAGCACCGGGGAGCAATTCGTCCCCACCCAGCCCATGAAGCTGAACAGCCAGCAGCAGAAAGCGCTGGAAGAAATCACGGCCATGTGCGCGGCAGAGCACAAAAAACCGATCCTGCTGCAAGGGGTTACCGGTTCCGGCAAGACGGAGGTTTATTTACAGGCCGTTTCCCAAATAGTAACATCCGGAAAATCCGCCCTGATCATGGTGCCGGAAATTTCCCTGACGCCCCAGACGGTTCAGCGTTTCAAATCCCGTTTCGCGGAACTGCCTTCCTCCGTGGCAGTGCTGCACAGCCTCCTTTCGGACGGAGAGCGCTTTGACGAATGGCATGCCATCCGTTCCGGAAAGGCCCGCATCGTCATCGGCCCCCGTTCCGCCGTCTTCGCCCCCCTCCAAAATCTGGGCCTGGTGATTGTGGATGAAGAACACGACGCCTCTTACAAACAGGAAAGTTCCCCCCGCTACCACGGGAGGGATCTGGCCGTGCTGCGCGCCCATCTGGAAAACTGCACCGTGCTTCTTGGCTCCGCCACTCCCTCCCTGGAAAGCATCCATAACGCCCTGATTGGAAAGTATTCCCTGGTAAAACTGACGGAAAGGGCGGACGGCCAGCAGCTGCCGCTCATTCGCATCCTGGACATGAAAACGGAAGGGAAAAATAAATCCGGTCCCAACGTTATCTCCGAACGCCTCAGGATGTCCATTGACCGGCGTCTGGACAAAGGGGAACAGGTTATCCTGCTGCTCAACAGGCGCGGATTCGCACGCTCCATCCAATGCCCGGACTGCGGCCACGTAGTCACGTGCATGCACTGTTCCCTGCCCCTGACCTACCACCGTACGGAAGACCGCCTCATGTGCCACCTGTGCGGATTCAAAGCCCTTCCGCCCCGTTCCTGCCCGGAATGCCGGTCCGCCAACATTCTGCTCCAGGGGTACGGAACCCAGAAGGTGGAAGAAATCCTGCGCCGCACTTTTCCTGCGGCGCGCATCACGCGCGTGGATGCGGACGTGGCCCGGCGGAAAAACGCTGTCCGGACCATTCTGAACCAGTTCCGCGCCCATAAGATAGATATTCTCCTGGGCACCCAGATGATCGCCAAAGGGCTGGACTTTCCCAACGTGACGCTGGTAGGCGTGCTGAATGCGGACCTGGGGCTCCACATCCCGGATCCTCGTGCAGGGGAGCGCACATTCCAGCTCCTGACGCAGGTAGCGGGCCGCGCCGGCCGCGGTGACCTTTCCGGAGAAGTCATTATCCAGACTTTTACGCCCCAGTCCCCCTCCCTGCAATACGCCCGGCACCATGATACGGACGGCTTCGCAGCTCAGGAACTGGAAATGCGGCGCGCGTTCGACCTCCCCCCCTTCACCCATATCGCCGTATTGACCATACGGTCCCAGCATGAAAGCATGGCGGAATTCGCCACGCAAACCCTCGCGTCCCGCCTGCGCGGCATGCTTCCCCCTCCCGCCACGATGACCGACCCCATGCCCGCCCCCATTCCCCGCGCGCACGGACAGTTCAGATTCCAGATTACGGTCAAGGGACCTTCCGCCCGCATCCTCTCCCGCACCCTACGGAAACTGGTGCAGGAAGCCGGACTGGGGGAAGACCTGACGGCCGTAATCGACGTGGATGCCATGTCATTCATGTAA
- the dapF gene encoding diaminopimelate epimerase, protein MLLHFYKMTGAGNDFVMVDNRDLSLSSVLDKETIEALCDRRFGIGADGLIAAEPSQGKGGIVRMRYYNADGGEAEMCGNGARCFGNFAAALLHHDKTTPLPFETMAGVVTATFEKDGNVTVNLTNPHSMQLFVLNADPAVGADVHFLNTGVPHAVAFLDKLDGLDIAKLGAYLRYHDAFSPKGTNANFARVLSPGHIAIRTYERGVEDETLACGTGMTACALLHAVLTDAPSPIQVDVAGGNTLKVGFQRTGDRFTDVTLTGPADLVFTGDIQI, encoded by the coding sequence ATGCTGCTTCATTTCTACAAAATGACGGGAGCCGGCAACGACTTTGTCATGGTGGACAATCGTGACCTGAGCCTTTCCTCCGTGCTGGACAAAGAAACCATAGAAGCCCTGTGCGACCGCCGCTTCGGCATTGGGGCGGACGGGTTGATCGCCGCGGAACCTTCCCAGGGCAAGGGGGGAATTGTCCGGATGCGTTATTACAATGCGGACGGGGGAGAGGCGGAAATGTGCGGCAATGGGGCCCGCTGCTTCGGCAACTTTGCCGCCGCCCTGCTTCATCACGACAAGACAACGCCTCTTCCTTTTGAAACAATGGCCGGCGTCGTCACCGCCACCTTTGAAAAAGACGGCAACGTCACCGTCAACCTGACCAATCCCCACTCCATGCAGCTCTTCGTGCTGAATGCCGACCCGGCTGTGGGAGCGGATGTCCATTTCCTGAACACGGGCGTTCCCCACGCCGTAGCATTTCTGGACAAGCTGGACGGCCTGGACATTGCCAAACTGGGGGCCTATCTGCGTTACCATGATGCCTTTTCACCCAAAGGCACCAACGCCAACTTTGCAAGAGTCCTGTCTCCGGGGCACATTGCCATACGCACTTACGAACGCGGCGTAGAAGATGAAACGCTTGCCTGCGGAACGGGGATGACCGCCTGTGCGCTGCTGCATGCCGTATTGACGGACGCTCCCTCCCCCATTCAGGTGGACGTGGCGGGTGGAAACACGCTTAAAGTCGGATTCCAACGCACAGGGGACCGTTTCACTGACGTGACGCTGACCGGACCGGCAGACCTTGTGTTCACCGGAGACATTCAGATCTAG